The following proteins come from a genomic window of Paenibacillus spongiae:
- a CDS encoding DUF2621 domain-containing protein, with translation MNNAPDWFMYFILFWAFVMIIFMSIGGFFMFRKFLKVLPKKDGKSKLDWQNYWVERSRGMWPEESKEFLDKLVSPVPSAFRDIAKHSIAARIAQVAVESGAKEVNKEHCIEGYIRATPKRDYRSLVTFMNKQGIDYTPYQHLLNK, from the coding sequence ATGAATAATGCGCCGGATTGGTTTATGTACTTCATCTTGTTCTGGGCGTTTGTCATGATTATATTCATGTCGATCGGCGGTTTTTTCATGTTCCGCAAGTTTTTGAAGGTGCTGCCGAAGAAAGACGGCAAGTCGAAGCTTGACTGGCAGAACTATTGGGTAGAACGAAGCCGGGGCATGTGGCCGGAAGAATCCAAGGAATTTCTGGATAAGCTTGTATCTCCGGTTCCAAGCGCTTTCCGCGATATTGCGAAGCATTCCATCGCCGCCAGGATTGCCCAGGTTGCAGTGGAGAGCGGGGCTAAAGAAGTGAACAAAGAGCATTGCATCGAAGGCTACATCCGCGCAACCCCTAAACGCGATTACCGCAGTCTGGTTACGTTCATGAACAAGCAAGGGATCGATTATACGCCTTATCAACACTTATTGAACAAATAA
- a CDS encoding TIGR01777 family oxidoreductase, whose product MKIAVTGGTGFVGSDLVKALLRRGDDVWVISRRSSSSAGKTAPHSGAKQISWEELEQSPSRLEGVEAIVNLAGESINQRWNDEAKKRILQSRIDAAQRIANLIDALDSKPSVVVNASGISIYGTSETDTFNEESDARLTDFLGTVVEKWEAAADRIPVPRLVKLRVSVVLGRNGGAFPLMAMPYRMFAGGRVGSGKQWLSWIHIEDMTRLLLFCIDNTSIRGAVNASSPDPVTNDHFGRSIAAAMGRPHWFPVPAFMMKTLFGEMSTLLLEGQRVLPHKALTQGFEFRYPSIAEAAEELVGKSKHSSA is encoded by the coding sequence ATGAAAATTGCGGTAACCGGCGGAACGGGCTTCGTCGGCAGCGATCTGGTGAAAGCATTGCTGCGGCGCGGGGATGACGTATGGGTCATATCCCGGCGGTCTTCCTCATCTGCCGGGAAGACAGCTCCGCACTCCGGAGCGAAGCAGATTTCGTGGGAGGAACTCGAACAGTCCCCGAGCCGTCTGGAGGGCGTGGAGGCGATCGTTAATTTGGCGGGCGAATCGATCAATCAGCGCTGGAACGATGAAGCGAAGAAACGAATTCTGCAATCGCGGATCGATGCGGCGCAGCGCATTGCCAATCTGATTGATGCTCTGGACAGCAAGCCAAGCGTCGTCGTGAATGCTTCGGGCATCTCCATCTACGGAACTTCGGAGACGGACACCTTCAATGAAGAGAGCGACGCCCGATTGACCGACTTTCTTGGAACCGTCGTCGAGAAGTGGGAGGCCGCAGCCGACCGCATTCCCGTACCTCGGCTTGTGAAGCTGCGAGTCAGCGTCGTGCTCGGTCGCAATGGCGGTGCGTTCCCTCTCATGGCCATGCCTTACCGGATGTTTGCGGGAGGAAGAGTCGGGAGCGGAAAACAATGGCTGTCCTGGATCCATATCGAGGACATGACGCGGCTGCTGTTGTTTTGCATCGATAATACGAGCATCCGTGGTGCCGTCAACGCTAGTTCACCGGATCCGGTAACGAATGATCACTTCGGGCGGTCTATCGCCGCTGCCATGGGCAGGCCTCACTGGTTTCCGGTACCGGCATTCATGATGAAGACATTATTCGGCGAAATGTCCACCCTGCTGCTGGAAGGCCAGCGCGTTCTGCCGCACAAAGCATTAACGCAAGGCTTTGAGTTCCGTTATCCGTCAATCGCAGAAGCTGCGGAAGAGCTGGTTGGCAAGAGCAAACATAGCAGCGCATAG
- the purU gene encoding formyltetrahydrofolate deformylase — protein MQSTPLHQQPSQRPDKRNRARMLISCPDRSGIVAAVSHFLYEHGANIIQSDQYSMDPGGGMFFIRFEFDLNDLEKELPVLQEDFGRVADRFSMKWSTFRASRKKRLAVFVSKEDHCLLELLWQWQAGDLDADIAMVISNHPDMRELVESFGIPYHHVPVTSDTKAEAEKKQLELVSDKADLIVLARYMQIISPKFIEQFPNRIINIHHSFLPAFVGGKPYAQAYQRGVKIIGATAHYVTEELDGGPIIEQDVQRVSHRDNVDDLKRIGRTIERVVLARAVKWHAEDRILVHNNKTVVF, from the coding sequence ATGCAAAGCACGCCTCTTCACCAGCAGCCATCGCAGCGGCCTGACAAACGGAACCGCGCTAGAATGCTTATTTCCTGTCCGGATCGTTCGGGTATCGTGGCTGCTGTATCGCATTTCCTATATGAGCATGGCGCTAATATTATTCAATCCGACCAATATTCCATGGATCCGGGCGGCGGCATGTTCTTTATCCGCTTCGAATTCGATTTGAACGACCTCGAGAAGGAACTGCCCGTGCTTCAAGAGGATTTCGGTCGTGTGGCGGACCGCTTCTCCATGAAGTGGAGCACGTTCCGCGCCAGCCGGAAGAAGAGACTGGCCGTCTTCGTATCCAAAGAAGATCACTGCTTGCTTGAGCTGCTCTGGCAGTGGCAGGCCGGCGACCTCGACGCGGATATTGCCATGGTGATCAGCAATCACCCTGACATGCGCGAGCTTGTCGAATCATTCGGCATCCCGTACCATCATGTTCCGGTTACATCGGATACGAAAGCGGAGGCCGAGAAGAAGCAGCTGGAGCTCGTCTCGGATAAAGCGGATCTGATCGTGCTCGCACGCTACATGCAGATTATTTCGCCGAAATTTATCGAGCAGTTCCCGAACCGGATTATTAACATCCATCATTCGTTCCTTCCCGCATTTGTCGGCGGCAAGCCTTATGCGCAAGCCTACCAGCGCGGTGTGAAGATCATTGGCGCAACGGCGCACTACGTAACAGAAGAACTGGACGGCGGACCGATTATCGAGCAGGACGTTCAGCGTGTCAGTCATCGCGACAACGTCGACGATCTGAAGCGCATTGGCCGGACAATCGAGCGTGTCGTTCTTGCCCGCGCAGTGAAGTGGCATGCAGAAGACCGGATCCTTGTTCATAATAACAAGACGGTCGTGTTTTAA
- a CDS encoding phytanoyl-CoA dioxygenase family protein encodes MISAADKEQYYEQGYLIVRQLYNADQVETIKQGIQKIIDRAQSGEGIDVPWINKEKGIVNRIGNMLSPAYFQQELADSLEHSNIIEIIERILEQPIRYSLFGMLASGDGQGYVQNWHRDLVPLNSPSEVTDLLRDARDLCQMNAALFHDRYLTIVPGSHLRKLTEEQNEALRQNPSGSVPGELVVELEAGDAVFYYPNILHRGYNPEGHFRWTLHHAFRVAASPHREYEGQREWMSGIDMERFGPRVEALLARFSRAMGRS; translated from the coding sequence ATGATTTCCGCGGCTGATAAGGAGCAGTATTATGAACAGGGCTACCTCATTGTTCGGCAGCTGTATAATGCAGATCAGGTAGAGACGATCAAGCAGGGCATTCAGAAAATCATCGATCGCGCTCAATCGGGAGAAGGCATCGACGTTCCCTGGATCAACAAGGAGAAGGGCATCGTGAATCGCATCGGCAATATGCTAAGTCCGGCTTACTTTCAACAGGAGCTCGCGGATTCGTTAGAACACTCCAATATTATCGAGATTATTGAACGTATACTGGAACAGCCGATCCGCTACAGTCTTTTCGGAATGCTTGCAAGCGGTGACGGACAAGGCTATGTGCAAAATTGGCATCGGGATCTCGTTCCGCTGAATAGCCCCTCCGAAGTAACGGATTTGCTGCGCGATGCAAGAGACTTATGCCAGATGAACGCGGCGCTCTTCCATGATCGCTATTTGACTATAGTGCCGGGAAGCCATCTGCGGAAGCTGACGGAGGAGCAGAACGAGGCGTTGCGGCAAAATCCAAGCGGGTCCGTGCCCGGCGAGCTCGTCGTGGAGCTCGAAGCGGGCGACGCCGTATTTTACTATCCGAACATTCTCCATAGGGGCTACAACCCGGAAGGGCATTTCCGCTGGACGCTGCATCATGCTTTTCGCGTCGCCGCTTCCCCTCATCGTGAATATGAAGGTCAGCGGGAATGGATGAGCGGGATCGATATGGAAAGGTTCGGACCGCGCGTTGAGGCACTGCTTGCGCGATTCTCCAGAGCAATGGGCCGGAGTTGA
- the ppnP gene encoding pyrimidine/purine nucleoside phosphorylase — translation MSQFDQVSVVKKANIYFDGKVTSRTVLFADGTKKTLGIMMPGEYEFGTDEKEIMEILAGDLKVLLPGEAEWITISGEGEFTVPANSKFKLQIATVTDYCCSYVKE, via the coding sequence ATGTCCCAATTTGATCAAGTATCGGTCGTGAAGAAAGCTAACATTTATTTTGACGGCAAAGTGACCAGCCGTACCGTTCTGTTCGCAGACGGCACGAAAAAAACGCTCGGCATCATGATGCCGGGCGAATATGAATTCGGTACGGATGAGAAAGAAATTATGGAAATTCTCGCAGGCGACTTGAAGGTGCTCTTGCCGGGAGAGGCTGAGTGGATTACGATTTCCGGCGAAGGCGAATTTACCGTACCGGCTAACTCGAAGTTCAAGCTGCAGATTGCAACAGTAACCGACTATTGCTGCTCTTACGTGAAGGAGTAA
- a CDS encoding succinylglutamate desuccinylase/aspartoacylase family protein, whose protein sequence is MILDVTPVSKLDWDQPGKRTYHVPFTSDGNWARVRVPLCVICGEKPGKTLTVIGGTHGNEYEGPIAAKKLIASLDYKELSGRVIIIPVLNVPAFQAGRRESPLDGGNMNRAFPGDAKGTITSRIARFVTDEVLTRSDIVIDIHSAGRELETIRCTSFHQIADPTLFKASVETAFAFGTPFTMIYTSDMGSGLLTEEAEKMGKITIGTELGYGESADLDGVRWGYEGLYNVLKLHGMLAGERVSLLPSGWERTLLVANTDIDRWVTAPVSGISEPLVPIGAFVRKGDPVTCIHNFEDITGSGCIIRADRDGYVLARQFRAETAQGNVVMVIAEEVPLP, encoded by the coding sequence TTGATTCTGGATGTTACCCCTGTATCGAAGCTGGATTGGGACCAGCCCGGGAAGCGAACCTATCATGTTCCGTTTACGAGCGACGGTAACTGGGCGCGCGTGCGCGTACCGCTTTGCGTCATCTGCGGCGAAAAACCGGGCAAGACGCTGACCGTCATCGGAGGGACGCACGGCAATGAATACGAAGGGCCGATTGCAGCGAAGAAGTTGATCGCGTCATTGGATTATAAGGAGCTGAGCGGCAGGGTCATTATTATTCCGGTGTTGAATGTGCCCGCCTTCCAGGCAGGACGGAGAGAATCGCCACTGGACGGAGGGAACATGAACCGGGCTTTCCCGGGCGATGCCAAGGGAACCATTACCTCGCGTATTGCCAGGTTCGTTACCGACGAGGTGCTGACGCGGTCCGATATCGTGATCGATATTCATTCGGCTGGCAGAGAGCTGGAGACGATTCGCTGCACAAGCTTTCATCAGATTGCCGATCCCACCCTCTTCAAAGCGTCCGTGGAAACGGCATTTGCCTTCGGCACACCGTTCACGATGATCTACACCAGCGATATGGGGTCGGGCCTGTTGACGGAAGAAGCGGAGAAGATGGGTAAAATTACGATCGGCACCGAGCTTGGCTACGGCGAGTCGGCCGATCTGGACGGCGTAAGATGGGGTTACGAGGGGCTATACAATGTTTTGAAGCTTCACGGCATGCTGGCAGGGGAAAGGGTGTCCCTACTGCCCAGCGGATGGGAGCGAACTTTACTGGTTGCGAATACGGATATCGACCGTTGGGTGACCGCACCGGTTTCCGGCATTTCCGAGCCGCTTGTGCCGATCGGGGCGTTCGTACGCAAAGGGGATCCGGTCACATGTATTCACAACTTCGAGGATATTACAGGATCCGGCTGCATCATTAGGGCGGACCGGGACGGGTATGTGCTGGCGCGGCAATTCCGGGCGGAAACCGCGCAAGGCAATGTCGTGATGGTAATTGCCGAAGAGGTTCCGCTTCCGTAA
- a CDS encoding YigZ family protein, which produces MLDKYKTVRQQASKEIVIKKSRFIGYGKPVDSEEEAVAFIEEIKKQNWNATHNCSAYIIGERDEYQKQSDDGEPSGTAGKPMLEVLKHQGVKNVVIVVTRYFGGIMLGAGGLIRAYTDGAVAALEAAEVIVKVLHREVIVEVDYTWYGKLENEFHARGVRVGGTEFTDRVVITCLPEVTEADPFIAWITDLTQGQAVISTGEDKYYIENE; this is translated from the coding sequence ATGCTGGATAAGTATAAGACAGTTCGGCAGCAGGCGAGCAAAGAAATCGTCATCAAGAAATCCCGTTTCATCGGGTACGGCAAGCCGGTCGATTCCGAGGAAGAAGCGGTTGCCTTTATCGAGGAGATCAAGAAGCAGAATTGGAACGCCACCCATAACTGCTCGGCATATATTATCGGCGAACGGGATGAATACCAGAAGCAGTCCGACGACGGCGAACCGAGCGGCACAGCAGGCAAGCCGATGCTGGAGGTTCTGAAGCATCAAGGAGTCAAGAATGTCGTCATCGTCGTGACGCGGTATTTCGGCGGCATTATGCTGGGTGCCGGAGGCTTGATCCGAGCCTATACGGACGGCGCGGTCGCCGCGCTAGAAGCCGCCGAGGTCATCGTGAAGGTACTTCATCGCGAGGTGATCGTCGAAGTCGATTACACCTGGTACGGCAAGCTGGAGAACGAGTTTCATGCGCGCGGCGTCCGCGTGGGCGGAACGGAGTTCACCGACCGCGTTGTTATCACCTGCTTGCCGGAAGTAACGGAAGCCGATCCGTTCATCGCTTGGATAACGGACCTCACCCAAGGGCAGGCGGTCATCTCGACCGGCGAAGACAAGTATTATATTGAAAATGAATAA
- a CDS encoding deoxyribonuclease IV, with protein MLKIGSHVSFSDKGLLTATKEAESYGSSSFMIYTGAPQNTRRKPIEDLFIEEGKAAMQAAGIDEIVVHAPYIVNLGSYKEDTFELAVRFLQEEIRRTHHIGVRNIVLHPGAYTDKDAEYGIARIAEGLNEVLEGTKETNVNIALETMAGKGTEIGRSFEELAAIIDKVRDNERLTVCMDTCHMHDAGYDLIDDIDGVLTEFDRIVGLDRVAVVHVNDSKNARGAGKDRHAPVGAGWLGYDAIRNIVHHEALQGRPFILETPWIGQSDKTQRPMYEAEIALLRDDAATRFGAAFMEDIERLHHFFGKQDIDHRAYVLSTWDILKTDAKAKKADPREPMDRLYDLVIENRLFPELTEEAVNQRITGWFAGRTMLVNA; from the coding sequence TTGCTAAAGATTGGATCTCACGTATCATTCTCTGATAAAGGCTTGTTAACGGCTACTAAAGAGGCTGAATCCTATGGGTCGAGCTCGTTTATGATCTACACGGGAGCTCCGCAAAACACCCGCCGCAAACCAATCGAGGATCTGTTCATCGAAGAAGGGAAGGCGGCCATGCAGGCTGCCGGCATCGATGAGATCGTCGTGCACGCGCCGTATATTGTTAACCTGGGGTCTTACAAGGAAGATACCTTCGAGCTGGCCGTGCGGTTTTTGCAGGAGGAAATCAGACGTACCCATCATATCGGCGTGCGCAATATCGTTCTCCACCCGGGCGCTTATACGGACAAGGATGCGGAGTACGGCATTGCCCGGATCGCCGAGGGGCTGAATGAGGTTCTTGAGGGTACGAAGGAAACAAACGTAAACATCGCACTCGAAACAATGGCCGGCAAAGGAACGGAAATCGGCCGCAGCTTCGAGGAGCTTGCCGCCATCATCGACAAGGTCCGCGATAACGAGCGGCTTACCGTGTGCATGGACACCTGCCATATGCATGATGCCGGATATGATTTGATCGACGACATCGATGGCGTGCTTACAGAGTTTGACCGTATTGTAGGACTTGACCGCGTCGCCGTCGTTCATGTGAATGACAGCAAGAATGCACGCGGAGCTGGAAAAGACAGGCACGCGCCGGTAGGAGCAGGCTGGCTGGGCTACGATGCCATACGCAATATCGTTCACCACGAAGCGCTCCAAGGCCGTCCGTTCATTCTGGAGACGCCGTGGATCGGTCAGAGCGATAAGACGCAGCGTCCGATGTACGAAGCAGAGATCGCTCTGCTTCGCGACGATGCGGCGACCCGTTTTGGCGCTGCGTTCATGGAAGATATCGAGCGGCTTCACCACTTCTTCGGGAAGCAGGATATCGACCATCGGGCTTACGTGCTCTCCACCTGGGATATTCTCAAAACCGACGCAAAAGCCAAGAAAGCCGATCCGCGCGAGCCGATGGACAGGCTGTACGACCTGGTAATCGAAAACCGCCTTTTCCCTGAACTGACGGAAGAGGCTGTCAATCAGCGCATCACCGGGTGGTTTGCAGGAAGAACGATGCTCGTGAACGCCTAA
- the tkt gene encoding transketolase — translation MTVTQKSIDQLSIDTIRTLAIDSIDKANSGHPGMPMGAAPMGYQLFTKSMKHNPSNPSWINRDRFVLSAGHGSMLLYSLLHLTGYDLPIEELQNFRQWGSKTPGHPEFGHTAGVDATTGPLGQGVAMSVGMAMAEAQLGATYNKEGMNVIDHYTYAICGDGDLMEGVSNEAASLAAHLKLGKLVVLYDSNDISLDGELNLSFSENVQARFEAYGWQVLRVEDGNDLDALAKAVAAAQAEISKPTLIEVKTVIGYGSPNKGGKGGHGGTHGSPLGAEETKLTKEFYGWEHEEGFHVPAEVRAHFAEVKAKGEKANADWNAMLASYKSAHPELAAQFEAAVSGQLPEGWDRDLPVYTAEDKAVSTRVASGNALNGLAKNVPSLVGGSADLESSTMTHLKGLPVFKPGSYEGRNIYFGVREFGMACAMNGISLHGGLRVFGGTFFVFTDYLRPAVRLSALMKQPVVYVLTHDSIAVGEDGPTHEPIEQLASLRIIPDLTVIRPADANETSAAWAFALENQSKPVALVLTRQNLPILEGAVANSREGIKKGAYVVSDAADGKPQAQIIATGSEVQLAVAAQQALAAEGIQVRVISMPSWDLFEQQPQSYKDSVLLPDVKARLAVEMASPFGWERYVGEKGAILGISTFGASAKGDRVIQEYGFTVDNVVSKVKALL, via the coding sequence ATGACAGTTACGCAAAAATCCATCGATCAGCTCTCTATTGATACGATTCGGACACTAGCGATCGATTCGATCGATAAAGCGAATTCCGGACACCCTGGTATGCCGATGGGTGCCGCCCCAATGGGTTATCAATTATTCACGAAAAGCATGAAGCATAACCCTTCGAACCCAAGCTGGATTAACCGCGACCGGTTCGTCTTGTCGGCCGGCCACGGCTCCATGCTGCTATACAGCCTGCTGCACCTTACAGGCTACGATCTGCCGATAGAAGAGCTGCAAAACTTCCGTCAGTGGGGCTCCAAAACGCCAGGCCATCCGGAGTTTGGACATACTGCCGGCGTTGACGCTACCACAGGCCCGCTGGGTCAAGGCGTTGCTATGTCAGTCGGCATGGCGATGGCAGAAGCTCAGCTTGGCGCGACATATAATAAAGAAGGCATGAACGTAATCGATCATTATACGTACGCGATTTGCGGCGATGGGGATTTGATGGAGGGCGTGTCCAACGAGGCGGCTTCACTCGCGGCACACTTGAAGCTCGGCAAGCTTGTGGTGCTGTATGATTCCAACGATATCTCGCTTGACGGCGAACTGAATCTGTCGTTCTCCGAGAATGTACAGGCCCGTTTTGAAGCTTATGGCTGGCAAGTACTCCGCGTCGAAGACGGCAACGATCTGGACGCCCTCGCCAAGGCGGTTGCAGCTGCACAAGCGGAGATCTCCAAACCGACATTGATCGAAGTCAAGACGGTCATCGGATACGGCAGCCCGAACAAGGGCGGCAAGGGCGGACATGGCGGAACGCACGGCAGCCCGCTTGGTGCAGAAGAAACGAAGCTGACGAAGGAGTTCTATGGCTGGGAGCATGAAGAGGGTTTCCATGTGCCTGCCGAGGTTAGAGCTCATTTTGCAGAAGTGAAAGCAAAAGGCGAGAAAGCGAATGCGGACTGGAATGCCATGCTTGCTTCTTACAAATCCGCGCATCCGGAGCTTGCAGCGCAATTCGAAGCGGCTGTAAGCGGCCAATTGCCGGAAGGCTGGGATCGCGATCTGCCGGTTTACACGGCTGAGGATAAGGCTGTTTCGACGCGTGTTGCGTCCGGCAATGCATTGAACGGTCTGGCGAAGAACGTCCCTAGCCTTGTCGGCGGTTCGGCTGACCTGGAAAGCTCGACAATGACGCATCTTAAAGGTCTGCCAGTATTTAAACCGGGCAGCTATGAAGGCCGTAACATCTACTTCGGCGTCCGTGAATTCGGCATGGCCTGCGCGATGAACGGCATTAGCTTGCACGGCGGCTTGCGCGTCTTCGGCGGAACGTTCTTCGTCTTCACGGATTACCTCCGTCCTGCGGTTCGTCTGTCCGCACTGATGAAGCAGCCGGTAGTCTACGTCCTGACGCATGACAGCATCGCCGTTGGCGAAGACGGCCCGACGCATGAGCCGATCGAACAGCTGGCATCGCTGCGCATCATTCCGGATCTGACGGTTATCCGTCCTGCGGATGCGAATGAAACTTCGGCCGCATGGGCATTTGCCCTGGAGAATCAGAGCAAGCCGGTTGCGCTCGTATTGACGCGCCAGAACCTGCCAATTCTCGAAGGCGCCGTCGCGAACTCCCGCGAAGGCATCAAGAAAGGCGCTTATGTCGTATCGGACGCGGCTGACGGCAAACCGCAAGCGCAAATCATTGCGACCGGTTCCGAGGTACAGCTGGCTGTTGCGGCTCAGCAAGCACTTGCTGCCGAAGGCATCCAAGTGCGCGTCATCAGCATGCCAAGCTGGGATCTGTTCGAGCAGCAGCCGCAATCCTATAAAGATTCAGTATTGCTGCCTGACGTGAAAGCGCGTCTTGCTGTCGAGATGGCTTCGCCATTCGGCTGGGAGCGCTACGTTGGCGAGAAGGGCGCGATTCTTGGAATCAGCACGTTCGGGGCTTCGGCTAAGGGCGATCGCGTGATTCAGGAATACGGCTTTACAGTCGACAATGTCGTCAGCAAAGTCAAAGCGCTTCTGTAG
- a CDS encoding glucose-6-phosphate isomerase translates to MSKAVQFDYSKALTFVGKHEVDYFAEQVRVAHDQLHNGTGAGADFLGWIDLPKNYDKEEFARIQQAAAKIQSDSEVLIVIGIGGSYLGARAAIEMLSHSFYNIQPADQRKTPQVLFAGNNISSTYVTHLMQLLEGRNWSINVISKSGTTTEPAIAFRIFREALEAKYGKEEARKRIYATTDREKGALKKLSMEEGYESFVIPDDVGGRYSVLTAVGLLPIAVAGIDIEAMMKGAADASKEYGSPNLAENGAYQYAAVRNALYRKGKTTEILVNYEPSLHYVSEWWKQLYGESEGKDFKGIFPAAVDFSTDLHSMGQFIQEGNRNIFETVIQVGNVSEHLTIGHDEDNLDGLNFLTGKTMDFVNKKAFEGTLLAHTDGQVPNLIVNIEDMTPYTFGYLVYFFEKACGISGYLLGVDPFDQPGVEAYKRNMFALLGKPGYEKEKAELEARLK, encoded by the coding sequence ATGAGTAAAGCAGTACAGTTTGATTATAGCAAAGCGCTGACGTTCGTTGGCAAACACGAAGTCGATTATTTTGCCGAGCAGGTCCGCGTTGCGCATGACCAGCTCCATAACGGGACCGGAGCGGGCGCAGACTTCCTGGGCTGGATCGACCTTCCGAAGAACTACGATAAAGAAGAATTCGCACGCATCCAGCAAGCGGCTGCAAAAATTCAGTCCGACTCCGAGGTGCTAATCGTTATCGGAATCGGGGGCTCTTACCTTGGAGCTCGCGCCGCGATCGAGATGCTCTCGCATTCGTTCTATAACATTCAACCGGCAGACCAGCGCAAGACGCCGCAGGTTCTGTTCGCCGGCAACAATATCAGCTCTACATACGTCACGCACCTGATGCAGCTGCTGGAAGGCCGCAATTGGTCGATCAACGTCATCTCCAAATCCGGCACGACGACAGAGCCAGCCATTGCATTCCGCATTTTCCGCGAAGCGCTGGAAGCGAAATACGGAAAAGAAGAAGCGCGCAAGCGCATCTACGCGACGACGGACCGCGAGAAGGGTGCGCTCAAGAAGCTCTCGATGGAAGAAGGCTACGAATCGTTCGTGATCCCGGATGACGTAGGCGGACGCTATTCGGTCCTGACTGCCGTTGGCTTGCTGCCGATTGCCGTAGCCGGCATCGACATTGAAGCGATGATGAAAGGCGCAGCCGACGCTTCCAAGGAGTACGGCAGCCCGAATCTGGCGGAGAACGGCGCATACCAGTACGCTGCGGTCCGCAACGCGCTGTACCGCAAAGGCAAGACGACGGAAATTCTCGTCAACTACGAGCCGTCGCTTCATTATGTATCGGAATGGTGGAAGCAGCTGTACGGCGAGAGCGAAGGCAAAGATTTCAAAGGGATCTTCCCGGCGGCAGTCGATTTCTCGACGGACCTTCACTCGATGGGGCAGTTCATCCAAGAAGGGAACCGGAACATCTTCGAAACGGTCATTCAAGTGGGCAATGTGTCCGAGCATCTGACGATCGGTCATGACGAGGATAATCTGGACGGCTTGAACTTCTTGACGGGCAAAACAATGGATTTTGTCAACAAGAAGGCATTCGAAGGAACGCTTCTGGCGCATACGGACGGCCAAGTGCCGAACCTCATCGTCAACATTGAGGATATGACGCCGTATACGTTCGGCTATTTGGTCTATTTCTTCGAGAAGGCTTGCGGAATCAGCGGTTACCTGCTGGGCGTTGATCCATTCGACCAACCGGGCGTCGAGGCGTACAAACGCAACATGTTCGCGCTTCTTGGCAAACCGGGTTACGAGAAAGAGAAAGCCGAGCTTGAAGCTCGGTTGAAATAG
- a CDS encoding NAD(P)-dependent oxidoreductase, translated as MIKIGFIGLGTMGSPMAANLLRKGFPVTVFNRTPGKAAELTGLGAASAATPAEVTRDADLVITMISNDNAIQEVYYGDNGILGAVKPGTVVMDSSTISPSLAKQLAEDAASKQAKFLDAPVTGSKPAAESGTLVFMIGGDEAVVDKIKEPLLAMGRNIIYMGPSGSGATAKLAHNTIVGINIAAFVEGLAIATSGGIDPSAFLELVNSGGAASKMAELKTPKLLGRDFSVQFSLELMLKDLRLSSVLSDSLKTPTPMLEAAKSLFQMGESKGLGELDVSALGQCYEEWIGKQLNGPKL; from the coding sequence ATGATTAAAATTGGATTTATCGGACTCGGAACGATGGGCTCACCTATGGCCGCCAATTTATTGCGCAAAGGCTTCCCGGTTACCGTATTTAATCGGACACCCGGCAAAGCTGCCGAGCTCACCGGGCTTGGAGCAGCCTCTGCCGCCACTCCTGCGGAAGTAACGCGCGACGCTGATCTCGTCATAACTATGATAAGCAACGATAATGCCATTCAGGAAGTCTACTATGGAGACAACGGCATTCTGGGCGCAGTGAAGCCCGGAACGGTCGTCATGGACAGCAGCACAATCTCGCCTTCGCTCGCCAAACAGCTCGCAGAAGATGCGGCTTCGAAGCAAGCTAAATTTCTCGATGCGCCCGTAACGGGCAGCAAGCCGGCGGCGGAGAGCGGTACGCTTGTATTTATGATCGGCGGCGATGAGGCGGTTGTGGACAAAATAAAGGAGCCGCTGCTTGCCATGGGCCGTAATATCATCTACATGGGACCAAGCGGCAGCGGCGCTACGGCCAAGCTGGCCCATAATACCATTGTCGGCATCAATATAGCAGCCTTTGTCGAAGGCTTGGCGATCGCCACAAGCGGCGGAATCGATCCGTCCGCTTTCCTGGAACTCGTTAATTCCGGCGGGGCTGCCAGCAAAATGGCGGAGCTCAAAACACCCAAGTTGCTGGGCCGCGATTTCAGCGTCCAATTCTCGCTTGAGCTCATGCTGAAGGATTTACGACTTTCCTCGGTGCTTTCAGACAGTCTCAAGACGCCTACGCCTATGCTGGAAGCGGCGAAAAGCCTCTTTCAAATGGGCGAGTCCAAAGGACTCGGCGAGCTCGATGTGTCCGCTCTGGGCCAATGCTATGAGGAATGGATCGGTAAACAGCTCAACGGGCCGAAGCTGTAG